One genomic window of Streptomonospora nanhaiensis includes the following:
- a CDS encoding DUF6243 family protein produces MAKRHNSLLGIGGQRKHMSAEQPGSAPGRAGARSGAAAQKEELLRKMRERAQADRAAKDDEAERPAEDDTRA; encoded by the coding sequence GTGGCCAAACGCCATAACAGCCTTCTGGGCATCGGAGGGCAGCGCAAGCACATGTCCGCCGAGCAGCCCGGCTCCGCCCCCGGCCGCGCCGGCGCCCGCTCCGGCGCCGCCGCGCAGAAGGAGGAGCTGCTGCGCAAGATGCGCGAGCGCGCCCAGGCCGACCGGGCCGCCAAGGACGACGAGGCCGAGCGCCCCGCCGAGGACGACACCCGCGCCTGA